From one Eucalyptus grandis isolate ANBG69807.140 chromosome 9, ASM1654582v1, whole genome shotgun sequence genomic stretch:
- the LOC104418754 gene encoding uncharacterized protein LOC104418754, with protein MDMEVAVPLPNVEFNFDSTSSSPFMTAPSSPQRFGNLYFSAPTSPTRASAFLRELRNSRRSLSSIPFAWEEKPGVPKGQGSELSGGGGGDDDDDDFEFDFSGQLDRASASADELFDGGKIKPLKPPPRLQASSGDADSAMSSLPASPRSPSRFAQGKRMVQEALSPRHHKRDFDPFSAALEETRKRQMNLNQHEDSSRPRGRERKAGSSSSSWMSSGSYVRKGTRSLSPLRVSDIMEADREAEDRAAPSASSSSSSHASSYFSSLLSSISFSKGYRKWSFKDFLLFRSASEGRGTEKDPLRKYVALSKRSPFNYVVADDVKSSSFRSTESVGSVSSRRRSGAAPVSAHERHYTVNRAVSEEMKKKTTLPYKHGLLGCLGFNPSPGVHDLARVLGR; from the coding sequence ATGGATATGGAAGTCGCGGTCCCGCTGCCGAACGTGGAGTTCAACTTCGACAGCACGTCCTCTTCTCCGTTCATGACCGCCCCCTCCAGCCCCCAGCGCTTCGGCAACTTGTATTTCAGCGCACCCACGAGCCCCACCAGAGCCTCGGCTTTCCTTCGCGAGCTGAGGAATTCGAGAAGGTCCCTTTCCTCGATACCCTTCGCCTGGGAAGAGAAGCCCGGAGTCCCGAAGGGCCAAGGGAGCGAGctgagcggcggcggcggcggcgacgacgacgacgacgatttCGAGTTCGACTTCAGTGGTCAACTGGACAGGGCTTCGGCTTCTGCCGATGAGCTCTTCGATGGAGGCAAGATCAAGCCTCTCAAACCACCGCCGAGACTGCAAGCCAGCTCGGGCGACGCTGACTCGGCGATGAGCTCGCTTCCGGCGTCCCCGAGATCGCCGTCGAGATTCGCTCAGGGGAAGAGGATGGTCCAAGAAGCTCTCTCTCCTCGCCACCACAAGAGAGACTTCGACCCCTTCTCGGCAGCCTTGGAAGAGACCCGGAAGCGACAGATGAATCTCAACCAACACGAGGACTCGAGCCGTCCTCGCGGAAGGGAAAGAAAGGCGGGATCTTCCTCGTCGTCGTGGATGTCGTCGGGCAGTTATGTACGTAAAGGGACGAGATCTTTATCGCCCTTGAGGGTGTCCGACATCATGGAGGCCGATCGAGAAGCCGAAGATCGCGCAGCGCCCTCCGCCTCCTCGTCCTCATCGAGCCATGCTTCTTCATATTTCTCTTCCCTGTTGTCGTCGATATCGTTCTCCAAGGGCTACAGGAAGTGGAGCTTCAAGGACTTCCTGCTGTTCCGCAGCGCGTCGGAGGGGCGCGGCACGGAAAAGGATCCACTGCGCAAGTACGTGGCTCTGTCGAAGAGATCGCCATTTAATTACGTAGTAGCGGACGACGTGAAGAGCTCGAGCTTCAGGTCGACGGAGAGCGTCGGCTCGGTGAGCTCGAGGAGGAGATCAGGGGCCGCGCCAGTGTCGGCGCACGAGCGGCATTACACGGTGAACAGAGCGGTTTCggaggagatgaagaagaagaccaccTTGCCATACAAGCACGGGCTGCTGGGTTGCCTGGGGTTCAATCCTTCTCCGGGCGTGCACGACTTGGCCCGGGTACTGGGTCGCTAA
- the LOC104418755 gene encoding zinc finger protein ZOP1: MTEYWVSQGNKWCDFCKIFLSNNPSTIRNHELGQRHKDNVAKKLNDMRKEKAAKDKEQKEAARAIEQIEAKAKRSYQKDVENLQEARETSARVLDVQAGGEEEWEHDSSSGYYYSQSTGLYYDPKSGFYYSESIGNWVPQEEAYKAVQTSGNPKRGKPISGKLASSSKGTQDSGGGMAKPQNAPAPGPVVSKSLNPMRSVKGAASSLAVNKRKRQHEKPKAISKEEEAALKAREAAKRRVEEREKPLLGLYSGSWKG; the protein is encoded by the exons ATGACTGAG taTTGGGTGAGCCAGGGTAATAAATGGTGCGACTTCTGCAAAATCTTCCTATCAAACAATCCATCTACCATTAGAAACCATGAACTTGGTCAGCGACACAAGGATAATGTGGCCAAGAAGCTCAATGACATGAGGAAGGAGAAGGCTGCCAAGGATAAGGAGCAGAAGGAAGCAGCTCGCGCCATCGAACAAATTGAAGCA AAAGCGAAGCGTAGCTACCAGAAGGATGTTGAAAATCTTCAGGAGGCTAGGGAGACTAGTGCCCGTGTACTAGATGTTCAAGCAGGCGGTGAAGAGG AATGGGAGCATGACAGCAGTTCGGGGTATTACTATAGCCAGAGCACTGGGCTTTACTACGATCCTAAATCAGGCTTCTATTATTCTGAATCTATAG GAAATTGGGTGCCACAGGAAGAGGCATACAAGGCGGTCCAAACTTCAGGGAATCCCAAACGTGGGAAACCTATCTCTGGGAAATTGGCGTCATCTTCGAAGGGAACTCAAGATTCAGGAGGAGGTATGGCTAAACCACAAAATGCACCAGCGCCTGGGCCAGTGGTTTCGAAATCCTTGAATCCCATGAGATCAGTTAAAGGAGCCGCCTCTTCTCTTGCTGTTAATAAGAGGAAGAGACAACACGAGAAGCCCAAAGCCATATCGAAGGAGGAAGAAGCAGCACTAAAAGCAAGGGAGGCTGCGAAAAGGAGAGTTGAAGAAAGGGAGAAACCATTGCTCGGTCTTTACAGCGGAAGTTGGAAAGGATAA
- the LOC104418757 gene encoding uncharacterized protein LOC104418757, with protein sequence MRKSLLPCPRRSRTITAAVPPPPPAVPPPQLCDRRPPRPHFKTLVEHQDQSQSSRDMDQSLLLVLSNLLHLHNHLDPTTSLLSTTSSSAATPSASSPTSLLSSSSAAPLLFFTIASVLSYVASSSAASANPKSKGNPNSGPSKAGPPSPSSDFSVAAFRALSTEHIWSLEPPLRDARWRSLFGLSYPVFTTVVDKLRPFIAASNLSLPSDYAVAMVLSRLAHGHSAKAVASRCSLDPFLVSKITNMVTRLLATKLYPEFIKIPVSRRRLVEATQAFEELTALPNVCGAVDGSAIKLHRLPRDRVSSSSYRCKYGYDSVLLQVVADHKKIFWDVCVKAPGATEDATHFRDSLLYNRLTSGDIVWDKVINIRGHHVRPYIVGDWCYPLMSFMMTPFNSKGTGTPAQNLFDGMLMKGRSMVVEAIRLLKGRWRILQDLNVGLNHAPQTIVACCVLHNLCQIAREPEPDTAREPDEIGAPARALESEKSFFYHGQNLRQALADELHQRLSSR encoded by the coding sequence ATGAGAAAAAGCCTGCTGCCGTGCCCCCGGAGATCGCGAACGATAACCGCCGCGgtgccgccgcccccgcccgcGGTGCCGCCGCCACAGCTATGTGACCGACGACCTCCTCGCCCCCATTTCAAAACCCTAGTCGAGCACCAGGATCAGTCGCAGAGCTCGAGAGACATGGATCAGTCGCTGCTGCTGGTGCTCTCCAACCTGCTCCACCTCCACAACCACCTCGACCCCACCACCTCCCTCCtctccaccacctcctcctccgccgccacccCCTCCGCCAGCTCCCCGacctccctcctctcctcctcctccgccgccccgCTCCTCTTCTTCACCATCGCCTCCGTGCTCTCCTAcgtcgcctcctcctccgccgcctccgcaAACCCTAAGTCCAAGGGTAACCCTAATTCCGGTCCCTCGAAGGCCGGCCCGCCGTCCCCGTCCTCCGACTTCTCCGTCGCCGCCTTCCGCGCCCTCTCCACCGAGCACATCTGGTCCCTGGAGCCCCCGCTCCGCGACGCGCGGTGGCGCTCGCTGTTCGGCCTTTCGTACCCGGTCTTCACCACCGTCGTCGACAAGCTCCGCCCCTTCATCGCCGCCTCCaacctctccctcccctccgATTACGCCGTCGCCATGGTCCTCTCCCGCCTCGCCCACGGCCATTCCGCGAAGGCGGTGGCGTCCCGCTGCTCCCTCGACCCGTTCCTCGTCTCCAAGATCACTAACATGGTCACGCGCCTCTTGGCGACGAAGCTGTACCCGGAATTTATCAAAATCCCGGTCAGCCGCCGCAGATTGGTCGAGGCGACTCAGGCCTTTGAAGAGCTCACCGCTTTGCCCAACGTTTGCGGGGCTGTTGATGGGAGCGCCATCAAGCTTCACCGACTTCCGCGAGACCGGGTTTCTTCAAGTTCTTATAGATGCAAATATGGTTATGATTCGGTTTTGCTACAGGTCGTGGCTGATCACAAGAAGATTTTCTGGGATGTTTGTGTTAAGGCACCTGGTGCGACTGAGGATGCTACTCATTTTAGAGATAGTTTGTTGTACAATAGGCTCACTTCAGGGGATATAGTCTGGGATAAGGTGATAAATATAAGGGGTCATCATGTTAGACCTTATATAGTTGGGGATTGGTGTTATCCCTTGATGTCTTTTATGATGACTCCCTTTAATTCGAAAGGGACGGGCACTCCGGCTCAGAATTTGTTCGATGGGATGCTGATGAAAGGGCGGTCTATGGTGGTGGAAGCCATTAGACTTCTGAAAGGGAGGTGGAGGATTCTTCAGGACTTGAATGTGGGTCTCAATCACGCACCACAGACTATTGTTGCTTGTTGCGTGTTGCATAATTTGTGTCAGATTGCTAGAGAACCGGAGCCGGATACTGCCAGGGAGCCTGATGAGATCGGTGCACCAGCTAGGGCGCTTGAAAGTGAGAAGTCGTTCTTCTATCATGGGCAAAACTTGAGGCAGGCGCTGGCCGATGAGTTACACCAGCGACTTTCGTCAAGATAA
- the LOC104418758 gene encoding pentatricopeptide repeat-containing protein At5g39710 has product LHGDDARFWFHRLQPPQQPLLNPQEPSDSSKKKKKKFAEPKCPLSIPKSSVRSLTLPSPSDAVLAEKALTFLRRHPRHLDSLSSAFTPQAASYLLLKCQNDRTSVLNFLRWAKPHGFFGPRCKCLALHILTRFKLYKTAQAVAEDLALGTDDETGNLVFTYLKESHDQCNSSSAVFDLVAKSYSHVNMADKALRMVNFAKSHGFMPGVLSYNSILDAMIRCRQPVKLVEEVYGDMIKCGVSPNVFTFNVLMRGFCGAGNLEMALHFFHDMEKHGCLPNVVTYNTLINAYCKSGRMDEAYELLRSMSLKGLEPNVISYNVIINGLCREGQMKETSEVLNEMSRMGFVPDEVTYNTLINGYCKDGNFHQALVLHAEMVRNGLSPNVVTYTSLINSMCKARNLNRAMEFFDQMHVRGLCPNQMTYTTLVDGFSQQGLLKEAYKILDEMTHKGFSPTIVTYNALINGHCFLGRMEEALGLIRQMGHKGISPDVVSYSTIISGFCKHGDLERALELKQEMIERGIEPDAITYTSLILGFCGQRRLTEACELFQQMSQMGLVPDEFTYTTLIDAQCAEGNIKTAFDLHDEMIQKGFLPDVVTYSVLINGLNKQARTREAKRLLLKLFYNESVPGDVTYDTLIETCTNVDFKSALALLKGFCMKGLMKEADQVLDSMLERNHRPSEAVYNVIIHGHCKGGNIQKAFNLYKEMMLAGLVPHTVTVTALIKALHEREMNDKLSEVIHNTMKSCKLSDAEVAKVLVDINHKEGNMDAVFNVLSEMAKDGLLPNSGRTAYAG; this is encoded by the coding sequence CTTCACGGGGACGACGCAAGATTCTGGTTCCACCGTCTTCAACCTCCGCAGCAGCCCCTGCTAAACCCTCAAGAACCCTCCGATtcgagcaagaagaagaagaagaaattcgcAGAACCCAAATGCCCACTCTCAATCCCCAAGTCCTCCGTCCGCTCCCTTACCCTTCCTTCGCCGTCCGACGCCGTCCTCGCGGAGAAAGCGCTCACCTTCCTCCGGCGCCACCCTCGTCACCTCGactccctctcctccgcctTCACTCCTCAAGCCGCTTCGTACCTGCTCCTCAAGTGCCAGAACGACCGGACTTCGGTCCTGAATTTCCTCCGCTGGGCTAAACCGCATGGGTTCTTCGGCCCCCGGTGCAAGTGCCTCGCTCTTCACATCTTGACCCGCTTCAAGCTGTACAAAACGGCCCAGGCGGTCGCGGAGGACCTCGCTCTCGGCACCGATGATGAGACCGGTAATTTGGTTTTCACCTACCTCAAAGAATCGCACGATCAGTGCAATTCTAGCTCCGCCGTGTTTGATCTGGTGGCGAAGTCTTACTCGCATGTCAATATGGCCGATAAAGCTCTGCGAATGGTGAATTTCGCTAAGTCGCACGGTTTCATGCCGGGTGTGTTGTCGTACAATTCGATCCTAGATGCCATGATTAGGTGTAGGCAACCGGTTAAATTAGTCGAAGAGGTGTATGGCGATATGATCAAGTGTGGAGTTTCGCCGAACGTGTTTACTTTCAACGTGCTGATGCGGGGTTTTTGCGGGGCTGGTAATTTGGAAATGGCATTGCACTTCTTTCATGATATGGAGAAGCATGGTTGTCTGCCTAACGTGGTTACATATAACACATTGATCAATGCATATTGTAAGTCAGGAAGAATGGATGAAGCATACGAGTTGTTACGATCGATGTCGTTGAAGGGTTTGGAACCAAATGTGATATCATATAATGTGATCATTAATGGGCTGTGCCGAGAAGGGCAAATGAAAGAGACAAGTGAGGTTTTGAATGAGATGAGCAGAATGGGTTTTGTTCCTGATGAAGTCACCTATAATACACTCATAAATGGCTATTGCAAGGATGGTAACTTCCATCAGGCGCTTGTGTTGCATGCGGAAATGGTGAGGAACGGGTTGTCGCCAAATGTTGTCACTTATACTTCCTTGATAAATAGTATGTGTAAAGCTAGGAACTTGAACAGAGCGATGGAGTTTTTTGATCAAATGCATGTTCGGGGGCTTTGTCCTAATCAAATGACGTACACGACGTTAGTCGACGGCTTCTCTCAACAGGGATTGTTGAAAGAGGCATATAAGATCTTGGATGAGATGACTCATAAGGGGTTCTCACCAACGATAGTGACATATAATGCTCTAATTAATGGACACTGTTTCCTGGGAAGAATGGAAGAGGCTTTAGGGTTGATTCGACAAATGGGGCATAAGGGGATTTCACCAGATGTGGTCAGTTACAGTACCATCATATCTGGGTTTTGCAAACATGGAGATCTTGAGAGGGCTTTGGAATTGAAGCAAGAGATGATCGAGAGAGGCATAGAACCAGATGCAATCACTTACACATCACTCATTTTGGGGTTCTGCGGACAAAGAAGATTGACTGAAGCTTGTGAACTATTTCAACAAATGTCTCAGATGGGCCTGGTTCCTGATGAGTTTACTTACACTACCCTCATAGACGCTCAATGTGCAGAAGGAAATATTAAGACTGCTTTTGATTTGCATGACGAAATGATACAAAAGGGTTTTCTTCCAGATGTGGTTACTTATAGCGTTCTTATCAATGGACTCAATAAACAAGCTCGGACCAGAGAAGCGAAGAGGCTTTTGCTCAAGTTGTTTTACAATGAGTCTGTTCCGGGTGATGTTACCTACGATACCCTTATAGAGACTTGCACTAATGTTGACTTTAAAAGTGCATTGGCTCTTCTCAAGGGATTTTGTATGAAGGGTTTGATGAAGGAAGCAGATCAGGTGCTAGATTCAATGCTTGAGAGGAACCATAGGCCTAGTGAAGCAGTTTATAATGTAATCATACATGGGCACTGTAAAGGTGGGAATATACAAAAGGCATTCAATCTGTACAAAGAAATGATGCTGGCTGGCCTAGTTCCTCATACTGTAACTGTCACTGCCCTGATAAAAGCACTTCACGAGAGGGAGATGAATGACAAGTTGAGTGAAGTTATACACAATACAATGAAGAGCTGCAAGCTTTCTGATGCAGAAGTTGCTAAAGTGCTTGTTGATATCAACCATAAGGAAGGGAATATGGATGCAGTATTTAATGTTCTTTCCGAAATGGCTAAGGATGGCCTCCTTCCGAATAGTGGAAGAACTGCCTATGCTGGATGA